GCGCCCGTGTGGGTGAGAGTGCCGACATCTACAGCTTGGGTGTGACCATGTACCAGCTTTTAACGGGTAAACTGCCCTATGATGGTGACTCCCTGGCGAATTTAACCTACAACATTTTGCAGGGTAAGCACCCGAGTGTGCGTAGCCATCGCCAGGAGTTGCCAGCAAGCGCCACCCGCATTACCAATAAGGCGTTGCAAAAGGAACCGGCAGAGCGCTACCAAACCGCCAAGGAGATGGCAGATGCATTGCGTAAATCCCTGGCGCGGGATTTTCAGCAGTAACCTTGGCAATAGGCGGGCCACCGGCGTGAAACCAATCGTGTGCTTAGCAGTCGAATGCTAGATGATGTACCGCCCATAGCGGGGCTGGCCGCAGGGGCGCTCAGTAATTAAAACAAGCCTGGCCTTGGGCATAGGTTAACAATCGCGGGGCTTTGCCCATGCTTTGTGAGAAAACGTAAGAGGTTTAGATATGGCTCAGTTAGCGCAACTCATTGACGATGTAGTGGTAAATAAATTTGATTTGGCGGCAGAGCCTTTAACCATCGGCCGCCACCCGGATAACCGGGTGCAAATTGATGACGGCGCAGTGAGCGGCCGCCATGCGGTAGTTAGCCTGAACGCGAATCCGGACTTCCCCGACTTTCAGGAAGTGATTATTGAAGATTTGGGCAGCACCAATGGTACGCGCGTTAATGGCGAGCGCATTAGCGGCCGTGTACAGCTGCACGCCGGTGATGTGGTAAAAATTGGTTGGAATGAATTCAAGCTGATAGACCACAAGGCAAAGAACCTTGCCAGTACTGTACATATGCTGCACGACTAACAGCGAAAGGTGAGGGCTGCCTGGTTACTGCCGGGCCGCTAGCTCCCGAAAATTACGCCATAAAAAAACCGCGCATTGCGCGGTTTTTTTTAAGCTTGCTGCAACCCGTGCTTAGCGCTCCAGGTATTGCAGCTTGCCCTCAACGCCATCCCATTCGGCGGCATCGGCCGGGGCGTCTTTCATTTCGGTAATGTTGGGCCAGGTTTCGGCCAGCTCTGCGTTCAGCTCCAGGAATACTTCCTGACCTTCTGGCAGTTCATCTTCCGAGAAAATGGCATTCACCGGGCACTCCGGCTCGCATAGCGCACAGTCGATACATTCGTCTGGGTGAATTACCAAGAAGTTAGGGCCTTCGTAGAAGCAATCTACTGGGCAGACTTCTACGCAGTCAGTGTGCTTACACTTGATACAGTTTTCACCAACAACGAACGTCATTATCGCTACTCCGTCTTATACGAAAAATCGGCGGGCATTCTACCCCAAGTTTTAGCAGGCTTCTAACTTTTTAACGGTTAAATGCCTCAAATCTGCTGTTTTAGTTTGTATAACAGCTCCAGCGCGCGCCTGGGTGAAAGGTCGTCTAGGTCGATTTCAGCCAATTGCTCCACTACCGGGTGCGAGGGTGCGCTGAAAAGATCGTTCTGTAGCGGCCCGCCGGCGGGTGCGGGCTGGGCGGGTTTGGGCGTTTCAATGGGGCTAGGCGCTACCACCGGCTGGTGGCTGCCGGCCTCCAACTGGGCCAGTTGTTGCTGGGCCAAAGCCAGTACCGCGCTCGGAATGCCGGCAAGCTTGGCCACTTGAATACCGTAGCTTTGGCTGGCTGGCCCTTCCTGAATGTGGTGCAGGAATACGATGTTGTCTTTATGCTCGGTGGCGCTCAGGTGCACGTTGGCAATGCCCGGCACCGATTCCGGGAGCGCTGTGATTTCAAAATAGTGGGTGGCAAACAAGGTAAACGCCTTCACACTTTGGGCCAGATGCATGGCGGCTGCCCATGCGAGCGATAGGCCGTCGAAGGTGCTGGTGCCACGGCCCACTTCGTCCATCAGCACCAGGCTGTTGTCGGTGGCGTTGTGCAAGATGTTCGCGGTTTCGGTCATTTCCACCATAAAGGTTGAGCGGCCGCTGGCGAGATCATCGCTAGAGCCTATACGGGTAAAAATGCGGTCAACCATGCCCAAGGTGCACTCGCTGGCCGGCACAAAGGCGCCGATTTGTGCAAGCAATACAATCAGCGCGGTTTGGCGCATGTAGGTAGATTTACCGCCCATATTCGGGCCGGTAATCACCAGCATGTGGCGCTCGCGATCGAGCGTAAGATTGTTGGCCACAAAGGGCTTGCTTGATACCTGCTCCACAACCGGGTGGCGCCCCTGCACAATATGGATGCCGGGGGTGGCCGAAAGGCTGGGCTTACACAGGTTCAGGCACTCGGCGCGCTCGGCAAGGCTTGTAAGCACATCAAGTTCAGATACCGCCGCACTGGCATCCTGCAGGGCGATCAGGTGCTCGTTAAGGGTTTCCAGTAATGATTCATACAGCGCTTTTTCACGGGTGAGTGCCCGGCTTTTGGCCGACAAGGCCTTATCTTCAAACTCTTTTAGTTCCGGCGTAATAAAGCGCTCGGCATTCTTGAGGGTTTGCCGGCGAATGTAGTCTGCCGGCGCTTGATCTGCCTGGCCGCGGCTTAGCTCAATAAAGTAGCCGTGCACCCGGTTGTAGCCCACTTTTAAGGTAGAAAGCTTGGTGCGTTCGCGCTCGCGGGTTTCCAGGTCCACCAGAAACTGGCCCGCGTTGGTGCTGATGGCGCGCAACTCGTCCAGCTCGTCATCAAAGCCCTCTGCTATAACGCCACCCTCGCGAATCACTACCGGTGGGTTTTCAACCAGCGCCCGGTCTAGCAGGGCTACAAGCTCCGGGAACTCGCCAATTTGTGCACTTAGGGCGTTTACGCGCACAGCCTGGGCGCAGGCCAAGTGCTGCTGCAGCTGTGGGAAGGCCGCCAGCGAATGCAGCAGTCGGCTTAGGTCGCGCGGGCGGGCCGAGCGCAGTGCCAATCGGCCCAAGATGCGCTCCATATCACCTACTTGTTTGAGGGTTTGCCGTATTGGCTCAAAGGCGTAATCGGCCAGCAACCAGCTGATGGCATCCTGGCGTTCGGTGAGAATCTCACGATTGCGAAGTGGCCGGTTCAGCCAGCGCCGCATTAGCCGGCGGCCCATGGCGGTTACGGCTGTGTTTAATACTGCCAGCAGTGTGTTTTCGTCGCCGCCGCTTAAATTGGTGTCTATTTCCAGGTTGCGGCGGGTGGCGGCATCCATGGCAACGGCTTCATCGCGGTTTTCTACCCCCAGCGCCCGAATATGGGGCAGGGCGGTGCGTTGGGTCTCCCGTGCGTAGGCCAACAGGCAGCCAGCCGCGCCCAGCGCCGCGTGCAGGTGGCCGCAACCAAATCCGTCGAGATCCTGGGTGCCAAATTGCTGATTCAGCAGGTGCTGTGCGGTATCTAGCTCAAATTCCCAGGGCGCTCGCCGACGCAAGCCTTTGCGGTTGCCGAATAAAGGCTGCTCGGCCAGGGTGTCGGCCACCAAGAGTTCGGCGGGGTTTAGTCGCTGCAGTTCGGCGGCGAGTGCCGCCTCGCCTTCCACTTCGAGCACCAAAAAGCGGCCAGAGCCGATATCCAGGCTTGCCAGGCCATAGGTTTCCCCTTGCTGGTATACCGCAACCAGCAGGTTGTCCTGGCGCTCATCCAGCAACGCCTCATCACTGACGGTGCCTGGCGTAACAATGCGCACCACCTTGCGTTCTACCGGCCCTTTGCTGGTGGCCGGGTCACCAATTTGTTCGCAAATAGCAACCGATACCCCAAGCTTCACCAGCCTGGCCAGGTAGCCGTCGGCGGCGTGAAAGGGGATGCCCGCCATGGGGATGGGCTCGCCATTGGATTTGCCACGGGCGGTAAGGGTGACATCCAGCATTTCACTGGCTTGTTTCGCGTCGTCAAAGAACAGCTCGTAGAAGTCACCCATCCGGTAAAACACCATTTCTTGGGGGTGTTCAGCCTTGATGCGCAAGTACTGTTGCATCATGGGGGTGTGCGAAGACAAATCTTTAACTGGCTGATTCATAGTGGCTACTGGGTTGTTGGATGCGGCTGTAAGGGTGAAGATAGGGCGGGTATTCTACGCAAATCCAAGGCATCCATAAACGACATAAACCCATGACCCACCCGCTAACTTCATACGTAGACACAATCGCCCAAGCGCTAACGCAGCTGGGCCAAACGGTAAGCACCGCCGAATCCTGCACAGGTGGAGGCCTGGCCCAGGCGCTCACTGCTGTGGCTGGCAGTTCCGCATGGTTTGAATACGGCTGGGTGACCTATGCCAATGCCGCCAAGGTGTCGCAACTTGGCGTAGAGGCCAAAGCATTGGCAGAGCAGGGTGCGGTGAGTGAGGCGGTGGCTTTGCAAATGGCGGCAGGGGCTGCCAAGGCGGCCGCAAGCAACTGGGCGGTAGCCACTACGGGCATTGCGGGCCCGGGCGGCGGCACGGCCAATAAACCCGTAGGTACTGTGTGGATTGCTTGGTATGAAGGCCAAAAAGCGACCGCTGAGCACTACCTGTTTGAAGGTTCTCGCGAAAAGGTAAGGGTGCAGGCGGTAGAGGCTGCGCTAAGTGGGCTTGCAGAGCGGCTTAAAAAAAGTACTGTATGATTGTATAGTACTGGTTGCGCATACAGTAATTTTGCCCTATGCTACTCAACAACTAAGCGGCATCAGACCGCCCTATAGCTAACAAGAGCCCGTTGGGCGCAGATTTATCAAAATTAGAAATTTAAAAGGTATCAACATGGACCAAAACAAAGAAAAGGCATTGCAGGCGGCGCTGTCTCAAATTGAGCGTCAGTTTGGTAAAGGCACCGTTATGCGCATGGGTGATCGCGAGCGCGTCGCGATTCCTGCAATCTCTACGGGCTCTCTGGGCCTTGATGTGGCGCTGGGGGTGGGTGGCTTGCCTAAGGGTCGTATTGTTGAAATTTACGGGCCGGAGTCTTCCGGTAAAACTACGCTCACCTTGCAGGTAATTGCCGAGGCCCAGCGCAAAGGCGGCGTATGCGCCTTTGTTGATGCCGAGCACGCACTCGACCCGCAGTATGCTGAAAAGTTGGGCGTTAACGTAGACGATTTGATTGTGTCTCAGCCAGATACCGGCGAGCAGGCCCTAGAAGTGGCCGATATGCTGGTGCGCTCAGGTGCTGTAGACGTGCTGGTTGTAGACTCCGTGGCCGCCCTCACACCAAAAGCTGAAATTGAAGGTGAAATGGGTGATCACCACGTAGGCTTGCAGGCGCGTTTGATGTCGCAAGCCTTGCGTAAAATTACCGGCAATATCAAAAATGCCAATTGTCTGGCCATTTTCATTAACCAGATTCGCATGAAAATTGGTGTGATGTTTGGCAACCCTGAAACCACTACAGGTGGTAACGCACTCAAATTTTACTCATCTGTGCGCTTGGATATTCGCCGCACGGGTGCCGTAAAAGACGGCGACGAGGTAATTGGTAACGAAACCCGCGTGAAGGTTGTGAAGAACAAAGTGGCGCCACCGTTTAAACAGGCAGAATTCCAGATTTTGTATGGCCAGGGCATTAACCTGCAGGGTGAAATTATCGACTTTGGGGTGAAGCTGGGCTTGATCGACAAAGCCGGTGCCTGGTACAGCTATAAAGGCGATAAAATCGGCCAAGGTAAAAACAATGTGGTGAAGTTTTTGATGGAAAACCCCGCTGTTCAAGAAGAGATAGAGCAGCAGGTTCGTGCAGAATTGTTGGGTGGCAAGGTAAAAGCGCCCGCGGCTGATGAAAATGCCGTTGTTGAAGATGTAGATTCGTAAGGTTGTTAGCTCGCCTCGCGGCCTTGGTGTCGCGAGGCTTTTTTTGATCCAGATATTGCGGCAGTAAATTTGTATCACACCCCTCATTAGGCGTAATCGTTAGCACTTATTTTTCGGTACAGATGTAAGGAGAGCGCAGGTGGCTTATAGCAGAAACTCTAAACCTTCCTTAACCACTGAGCCCGAAGTTATGGATGCGTGCATACGCTTATTGGCGCGCAGAGACTACAGCGCGGGTGAACTGCGTAAAAAGTTGGCTGCCAAATCTGCAGACCAGACGATAGTTGAGCGTGTCATTGCTCGGGTGCAAGAGCTGGGTTACCAAAATGATGAACGCTACGCAGGTGCCTATGTGCGCTACGCCATTAGCCAAGGCAAGGGGCCGGGTTGGATTGCGGCGCAGCTTTTTCAGCGTGAAATCCATAAGGCACTAATAGACGATAGTATTGAATCTGCCGAGGTGGATTGGCAGGCGCTTGCCGAAGAGCAGCTGCAGAGGAAGTTCAAAGGCCCGGCCCTTGATCCAAAAGAACTCGCCCGTCAATTTCGTTACCTATCCAGCCGTGGCTTTCAGCCAGATATTATTCGCAGTGCAGTAGATTCCCTTAAAGCGGAGGCGGTACTTTAGCCCTTTAAGATTTAGCTGCTTAACCCTTGGCGTGTGAATGCTTTCCCGTTCTTTGTTTTTGGTTTTACTAAAAAGAGGGCAGGTGTGTCACTGCTGTCCCACAAATCTACAGGCATGGAATATGGGGCGGAGTTTGTGACCGTCACCCGCATGGGTTTAAGCGCCCGCTGGCAAAGCAAGGCTTTGTGGGTGCTTAAACGCCTACATGCTGTGCTTGTAGGCAGGCCCCGAAGGGCGGGTGTCGAGACTAGATGGGTATGACAAACGTTTGCAAAGCCGCAATGCCAGCCGTCATACGCCAAGAGCTTTGCTCGCAGGCCGGCCCCGAAGGGTATTTACGTCTGGTCACAAACTCGCCCCAGATTTCATGTCCAGATATTGCTTAGAAACTCTGAGATATAGGTAGTATCAACGTCTGCCTTCAATGGAGACTTAAACTATGGGACAGCAGTGGCAGGTGTGTGGTTTTTTTGGGCGGCAGCTTAAAGGGGTGTAAAACTTAGGCGATTAATCTAGGTGTGCTATTTCTTGGCTTATTTTCCTGACTCTCAATTTACGCCATGCGCGCTTTTAGATCTCTGTATACCTAGCCTGCCCTTTAACCATTGGGGCCATTCAGGCGGCGTTGTTCATTGCCGTACTTAATATTATGTGGCGGTAGAATGCACGGTTATGCGTTGTACTTACAATAAAAGCAGTGCAAGTGCAGCGCTGAGATTGGATTGCTAACCCCATTGGGTTGGTAAACGCCCAGTGATATATTGTTAAATTTCTTTAACTGCAGGGGAGTCTGTTGGCGTTGTGTGGCGCGGGCGTGCTTGCGGCTTGCTGCTGGCAGTGCCTTGTGCGCTTGCTTGCGTTTGCGGGCCAGGTAGATTTTCTACGGGTGTTGGATCGGCGGTTTTCGGATTTTCTGAGGTTTTTTGTGCCTGGTCTTGCTTGCGAGGTCTGCCACGCTTTAGTGGGCGTACGCGCTGATTTGCTATTTTCTCTATTCGGTCTTTAAATGCATCGCCTCCCAATACCTGCCCCAGTTTGACAGTTTCAGCAATATACTCCAGCAAACGATTATCAAAGGCGTAGCGGAACAGTTTTCGGTACGCTTGTACTCGTTCGCGTGCTGTTTCGCCAAGCTTGAGGTAAAGGCGATGATCTTTAATGAGCGGGCTTTCTATCAGGGATGTATGAAAATTAAAGCTGGACCAAGGGTACTCGCCCGGCTCATTAGCCAGCCCCAAGTACATGGGCTTCAGTTCTACATAGCGGTAGCAGGTGAGCAGGTAGGCGTCTGAATCTATTAGGCTTGATTTATAGCGCCCGCCCCAGAGTGTGCCCGAGCGGCGGTAACGGTGATTTACGTATTGCACATAACGCCGCCCAAGGGACTGCATCATAGACGACAGGCCTTGCTCAATGCGGGGTGTAGCAATGAACTGCACCATGTTAGGTAGCAGCACGTAGGCGTGAATTTCAACACGATATTGTTCCGCGGCAGCCTGCAGGCTTTGTAAATAAAATTCGTAGTCTTCATCGTCAAAAAAGCACGGCAGATTGTTGTGGCCGGTTTGTACGATGTGCTGCGGAATATCTGGAAGGTTAAGCCTTGGAAGTCGAGCCATGGCAGGCGGTTGTCCCTAAGTAAATTCACGTCCTTTGAATAGCATCCCCAGTGGGGTGGCTATTATCGCAAAGTCGTTATGGCAATTTCAAACAAATGCGCTGGCTTTTAGTGGTTCTAGCGTACAAGTTAAGGCGCAATAAAAGTAATGATCATAAAGAGGTTTGAGCCTAGGGCCGCTTTTGCTTCTTTTTTCCAAGATTATTGGGCTAGAATGCCTGCGCTTCATGCTCTCTGGTGGAGGGAGCTGTCAACACAGTGGATTGGTGTGATGAAACCAGCGGAGTTGATTCGCCTAGCAATTAATGGGCGAACAGACATAGGGCAAGTACGCAACGAAAATGAAGACCACATTGGCTGGTATAGCCACCCGAGTTTGCCGTTCGGGTTTGTGGTAATTGCTGATGGTATGGGCGGCTACACCGGTGGTTCGCAGGCCAGCCAGCTTGCTGTACGTCGTGTAACTGATTGCCTTGAGGCCACGCCGAGCGCTACGTTTACCTCTTGCACACCTGATCAGCAGCTGCTCATGATGCACGCCAATATTATGGCTGCACTAAATGCTGCAAATACCGATATTCTCAATGCCAAAGTGGCAAACCCACAGCTTGCCAACATGGGTAGTACCATCGTGCTTGCGGTGGTGTGGCAAGATCAGGTAACGGTCGCGCATTTAGGTGATTCGCGCGCCTATTTGTGGAATCGCGAGGGGCTGGTGCAGCTCACACGCGATCACAGTTTGGTGCAAGAGATGATCGATAACGGCTCGCTTACAGAATCGCAGGCGCGCAGTAGCAGGGTGCGCAACCATATTACCCGCGCATTGGGTGTCACGGATTTTATCGAGCCAAGCATTGAAACCTATGCGCTTACGCAAAATACCTTGTTGATGTTGTGCAGTGATGGCCTTACCGAATACATGGATCATGATGAGCTTGAGTTCGTGTTGTCTACCCACAGGCCGGCACTTGAATGCTGTTACCGTTTTATTTCTGAGGCGAACGATTCAGGCGGCAAAGACAATATCAGTGTGGGCATTATTGAGTACACGGTATTGGCGGATGAGGCTGAACAGCCACAAGCCCGGCCGGCGGTATTTCAAGAGGAAGAAGACGTTACTGTACGCAAGGTAACGCATTAAATTGTAAACGCTGGAGTACCAACAGCGGGCGCCAGCTTTTCACGGTGCAAGATATTGTTGACGTCTAGCCAGACTTATTAGAGAGCTGCGTGTAGCAGGTAGCGGTAAGCTTGCAAGCAATTAAAAATGTTTGCTGCGCAACATATATCACTTGGCGTCTAGAATTAAGCGCGAATAAAAACGCCGCACAGTGTGCGGCGTTTTTTTATTTGAGCGGTGTCAAGTTAAGTGTATGTGCCGTTGCGCCTTTTAACCAAGGCGAAAGCCGCCCTTCACTCCAGTCGCTATGGCCCTTGCTGAAAAACTCAGAAAGCGGGTGTGCAGATTGGCCTGTGGCCATGTGGAAAAATGCTTGGTCTTCACGCCCGGGGGAAACAGCAAAGCGCTCGCTTGCGCCGTGCGTGGGTGTCTGCACTCTGGGCATGTGGGTATCGCCCGCCAGGGGTTCGTGAGGCATAGACATCCACCAATCAATGGGGGCAACAAAGCGCGCGAGCGGGTGCTGGATTTTTACGCGATTAGCTTCGCCCCAGGTGTCGTTGGCCAGGGTGTTATCTTTGTATAGTGGCTCAATAACCGCATTGAGCGCGCGTCGTTCGAGTGCTTGCCAGCTTGAAAAATCCGGGTTCAACAAGTGCGCGGGCTTCTCGGTAATGAGCGCCCAGGCGGGGTATTCGATTTGCCGGTTGGCTTTGGCCAGATCAAAAGCCGGGTCAATTTGTTGCATGTAGGTAATCAGCGGCGCACTCAGGTACTCAATGACTTTCAATCGCCAGGCGCGTACCAATCGGTAGCCAACGGAATCTACCGAGGCGCGCGCCCCCCAGTTCTCCAAGTGCGCTTGCGCTTCCTTTAAGGCAGGCGGTAAATCGCCCGCTTGCTCTAGATGCGCGAGTAACAGGTTGCGCCAGGGGGTAAGAAATATTGCTCTGTCGTCTAGCTGAATGTCTAAAAAATCCTGTTCTGAAAATGTGTCTTTAGCGAACAGGCCATCGCGAATTTGTTGTTGGCGAGCTCCCAGTGCATAGGCGGAGTCGCCCATGATTTCAAAGGCCTCACCAGAGAGGGTACGCGCGTTGGCCGTCCAGAGCCTGTGGTGTTGCGGGGCCAAAAGTTTCGGGTGCTCGTTGCCCTCACGCACGCCCTGCCAAGATTTGTCGCCGGTATGCCAATACTCCGGCAGCTTGCCATCGGTGCCGATGCGTTTGGGAAAGGGGCCGGCTACCGTCCAGCCGATGGTGCCCTCTGCATCTGCCAGCACCAAATTCTGGTGGGGCATACCCAACTGCGGGCCCAAGTTAATCGCCTGTGCTACGTCATCCAGCTCCTCAAGCATTCCCGGGCCCATGTTGGCCCCGCTTGGGTCGTGGGCAGTCCACCGGTAGGCCAATTGCCGGCCTTTGGCATCGGTGGCGATTACCGGCCCCCAGCGCGTGGTGCGCACGGTGTGCTGCACGGGTGCCTCGCCTTTGATGTGAATCAGCTCCTGGCTTTCTTCGAAGGCGGCCCAGCCCTCAGCGGTTTTGTAGTGGGTATTATCCGCATCGGTTTCGAGCAGCACTATGTCAGACCAGTCGCCTTGGGTGTTGGTAAACCCCCAGGCCAGCTTGCCGTTGGAGCCCGCTACCATAATTGGCGTGCCAGGCAGGGTGGCGCCGCTAACCAGCCGGCCGGTATTTGGGTTCTGCCATTGGGCGCGATACCAAATGTTGGGCACGCGAATAGCCAGATGCATGTCGTCGGCTACCATGGCGCCGCCGTGGGGGGTAAGTGCGCCAGATACTGCCCAGTTGTTACTGCCCACAACCACGTCTTCACTGACCATGGGTTGGTAAACCAGTGGGGTGTGAGCGTCTAGCAATTGCGCCCAGCCGGTGCCGGGTATGGGTGTGCTGGCCAGTGGCTCCCCCATAAGGGGGGCATCCCACCGGCCACCTTGTTGGGCAAAAAATGCGTAGAGATCGGCGGGTAAATGTTCAGCCATTAAGCCTCGCGTGCGCTCGAACCAGCCTTCGTTATCTTGCAGTACGAGAATCATGCTAAACACTGTGAGCAGGCTGTCTTCCGGGCGCCAGGGGGCAGGCTCTTCACCCAGCAGGGTGTATTCAAAAGGCACGGCTCTGAGTGCATTTAGGCCTTGGTTCACGCCGTTACTGTAGGCATTTAATAGTTCGGTGGCATCAGGTTCCAGGTGGGAAAGGTTGCGCTGGGCGCGTTTGCGAAATTGATGCAAGCGTATTTTTTTATCATGCTCAAGGGCCGCTTCGCCGAACAGCTCGGAAAGTTCTCCCGCGGCATTGCGGCGCTGTAAATCCATTTGAAAAAATCTATCTTGCGCGTGCGCAAAGCCCAGCCCGAAGGCGATGTCGCTGCGGCCTTTTCCCTGTACCTGCAATATGCCTTGGGCGTCTCGTTCAAGCACTACCGGATTGGCAATGTGATGCACGGCAAGGTCGCCATCAAGCGTGGGCAAACTTTGTTTGAGTAACACATAGATGCCGCAAAGCGCGATGACAATCAACGCACACAGGCCAGAAAAAATACGCACGGTCAGTTTCATAGGGTCCCCTTTTTGGGCTCTATCCTAGCAGCGTCAGGGGCTTTACGGGCGGGAAAGTGTGACTAGGGATTCATGTGCGGGTTAAGCCCCGTTTACGCATCGCTTGCGTGCCCGGGGCTTGTTTTGCTAGAGCTAGTAGCGCTTGGCTGCGCCTGCAATCCAGCTGTAGTGCA
This genomic stretch from Simiduia sp. 21SJ11W-1 harbors:
- a CDS encoding FHA domain-containing protein; the encoded protein is MAQLAQLIDDVVVNKFDLAAEPLTIGRHPDNRVQIDDGAVSGRHAVVSLNANPDFPDFQEVIIEDLGSTNGTRVNGERISGRVQLHAGDVVKIGWNEFKLIDHKAKNLASTVHMLHD
- the fdxA gene encoding ferredoxin FdxA, coding for MTFVVGENCIKCKHTDCVEVCPVDCFYEGPNFLVIHPDECIDCALCEPECPVNAIFSEDELPEGQEVFLELNAELAETWPNITEMKDAPADAAEWDGVEGKLQYLER
- the mutS gene encoding DNA mismatch repair protein MutS, which translates into the protein MNQPVKDLSSHTPMMQQYLRIKAEHPQEMVFYRMGDFYELFFDDAKQASEMLDVTLTARGKSNGEPIPMAGIPFHAADGYLARLVKLGVSVAICEQIGDPATSKGPVERKVVRIVTPGTVSDEALLDERQDNLLVAVYQQGETYGLASLDIGSGRFLVLEVEGEAALAAELQRLNPAELLVADTLAEQPLFGNRKGLRRRAPWEFELDTAQHLLNQQFGTQDLDGFGCGHLHAALGAAGCLLAYARETQRTALPHIRALGVENRDEAVAMDAATRRNLEIDTNLSGGDENTLLAVLNTAVTAMGRRLMRRWLNRPLRNREILTERQDAISWLLADYAFEPIRQTLKQVGDMERILGRLALRSARPRDLSRLLHSLAAFPQLQQHLACAQAVRVNALSAQIGEFPELVALLDRALVENPPVVIREGGVIAEGFDDELDELRAISTNAGQFLVDLETRERERTKLSTLKVGYNRVHGYFIELSRGQADQAPADYIRRQTLKNAERFITPELKEFEDKALSAKSRALTREKALYESLLETLNEHLIALQDASAAVSELDVLTSLAERAECLNLCKPSLSATPGIHIVQGRHPVVEQVSSKPFVANNLTLDRERHMLVITGPNMGGKSTYMRQTALIVLLAQIGAFVPASECTLGMVDRIFTRIGSSDDLASGRSTFMVEMTETANILHNATDNSLVLMDEVGRGTSTFDGLSLAWAAAMHLAQSVKAFTLFATHYFEITALPESVPGIANVHLSATEHKDNIVFLHHIQEGPASQSYGIQVAKLAGIPSAVLALAQQQLAQLEAGSHQPVVAPSPIETPKPAQPAPAGGPLQNDLFSAPSHPVVEQLAEIDLDDLSPRRALELLYKLKQQI
- a CDS encoding CinA family protein translates to MTHPLTSYVDTIAQALTQLGQTVSTAESCTGGGLAQALTAVAGSSAWFEYGWVTYANAAKVSQLGVEAKALAEQGAVSEAVALQMAAGAAKAAASNWAVATTGIAGPGGGTANKPVGTVWIAWYEGQKATAEHYLFEGSREKVRVQAVEAALSGLAERLKKSTV
- the recA gene encoding recombinase RecA, which translates into the protein MDQNKEKALQAALSQIERQFGKGTVMRMGDRERVAIPAISTGSLGLDVALGVGGLPKGRIVEIYGPESSGKTTLTLQVIAEAQRKGGVCAFVDAEHALDPQYAEKLGVNVDDLIVSQPDTGEQALEVADMLVRSGAVDVLVVDSVAALTPKAEIEGEMGDHHVGLQARLMSQALRKITGNIKNANCLAIFINQIRMKIGVMFGNPETTTGGNALKFYSSVRLDIRRTGAVKDGDEVIGNETRVKVVKNKVAPPFKQAEFQILYGQGINLQGEIIDFGVKLGLIDKAGAWYSYKGDKIGQGKNNVVKFLMENPAVQEEIEQQVRAELLGGKVKAPAADENAVVEDVDS
- a CDS encoding regulatory protein RecX: MAYSRNSKPSLTTEPEVMDACIRLLARRDYSAGELRKKLAAKSADQTIVERVIARVQELGYQNDERYAGAYVRYAISQGKGPGWIAAQLFQREIHKALIDDSIESAEVDWQALAEEQLQRKFKGPALDPKELARQFRYLSSRGFQPDIIRSAVDSLKAEAVL
- a CDS encoding transposase — encoded protein: MARLPRLNLPDIPQHIVQTGHNNLPCFFDDEDYEFYLQSLQAAAEQYRVEIHAYVLLPNMVQFIATPRIEQGLSSMMQSLGRRYVQYVNHRYRRSGTLWGGRYKSSLIDSDAYLLTCYRYVELKPMYLGLANEPGEYPWSSFNFHTSLIESPLIKDHRLYLKLGETARERVQAYRKLFRYAFDNRLLEYIAETVKLGQVLGGDAFKDRIEKIANQRVRPLKRGRPRKQDQAQKTSENPKTADPTPVENLPGPQTQASAQGTASSKPQARPRHTTPTDSPAVKEI
- a CDS encoding Stp1/IreP family PP2C-type Ser/Thr phosphatase: MKPAELIRLAINGRTDIGQVRNENEDHIGWYSHPSLPFGFVVIADGMGGYTGGSQASQLAVRRVTDCLEATPSATFTSCTPDQQLLMMHANIMAALNAANTDILNAKVANPQLANMGSTIVLAVVWQDQVTVAHLGDSRAYLWNREGLVQLTRDHSLVQEMIDNGSLTESQARSSRVRNHITRALGVTDFIEPSIETYALTQNTLLMLCSDGLTEYMDHDELEFVLSTHRPALECCYRFISEANDSGGKDNISVGIIEYTVLADEAEQPQARPAVFQEEEDVTVRKVTH
- a CDS encoding penicillin acylase family protein; translated protein: MKLTVRIFSGLCALIVIALCGIYVLLKQSLPTLDGDLAVHHIANPVVLERDAQGILQVQGKGRSDIAFGLGFAHAQDRFFQMDLQRRNAAGELSELFGEAALEHDKKIRLHQFRKRAQRNLSHLEPDATELLNAYSNGVNQGLNALRAVPFEYTLLGEEPAPWRPEDSLLTVFSMILVLQDNEGWFERTRGLMAEHLPADLYAFFAQQGGRWDAPLMGEPLASTPIPGTGWAQLLDAHTPLVYQPMVSEDVVVGSNNWAVSGALTPHGGAMVADDMHLAIRVPNIWYRAQWQNPNTGRLVSGATLPGTPIMVAGSNGKLAWGFTNTQGDWSDIVLLETDADNTHYKTAEGWAAFEESQELIHIKGEAPVQHTVRTTRWGPVIATDAKGRQLAYRWTAHDPSGANMGPGMLEELDDVAQAINLGPQLGMPHQNLVLADAEGTIGWTVAGPFPKRIGTDGKLPEYWHTGDKSWQGVREGNEHPKLLAPQHHRLWTANARTLSGEAFEIMGDSAYALGARQQQIRDGLFAKDTFSEQDFLDIQLDDRAIFLTPWRNLLLAHLEQAGDLPPALKEAQAHLENWGARASVDSVGYRLVRAWRLKVIEYLSAPLITYMQQIDPAFDLAKANRQIEYPAWALITEKPAHLLNPDFSSWQALERRALNAVIEPLYKDNTLANDTWGEANRVKIQHPLARFVAPIDWWMSMPHEPLAGDTHMPRVQTPTHGASERFAVSPGREDQAFFHMATGQSAHPLSEFFSKGHSDWSEGRLSPWLKGATAHTLNLTPLK